The region TAATGCATCCCTTGTCATACTCATACAGGAACAGATCAAAATCAAGTATATCAGAAACATCAACCTGAAGTTCATTTGCAATAATTTTAAGAAGATAGTTTTCCTTTTCAAACTTTTCACTTATAAGCCCCAAAATTGGTAAAGTATCAATTTGAGGATTGATATTTACACCACTATTTACACTTCTATTCATATGTATGGCTAAATTAGGAATTATAATTAAAGGTCTTTTTATATTAATTAATTTTGTTTGCGGAAAAAGTACATTGTTGCCCTTTATCATAACCCTTCCAGCTATAGAAAGTGGTCTATCAAACCATGTATTTAATATTGGTCCACCATATACCTCTGTGTTTAACTTTATATATGAATTTTCAGAAATAATTTCCGGATTTGGTTTTATCCTAAACGTAGGTGAATCCGTATGTGCCCCTACTATTTTGAATCCTTTTTTAGCTATTAAACCACTTCCTACGTTAAAAGCAATTACAGCTGAGTCATTTCTTTTAACAAAATATTTTCCATTTTTATTAAGCTCCCACTTATTCTCCTCACTTAGTTCAGTAAAACCACTATCTTTTAGTGTTTTTTCAATATTTCTAACTGAGTGAAATGGTGATGGACTATCATATATAAAATCTATTAGTTCCTTGGCAAATTTAATTTCATTTTGCATTAGTTGTTCCTCCAATTATAAATATTTAACTCAACTTATGAATTAGCCAAATATTCATTAAAAATCAAGACCTTAAAGCTAATTTTTGTATGCTAAAGTTGAGTTTATAATTCTAC is a window of Clostridium pasteurianum DNA encoding:
- a CDS encoding M18 family aminopeptidase, producing the protein MQNEIKFAKELIDFIYDSPSPFHSVRNIEKTLKDSGFTELSEENKWELNKNGKYFVKRNDSAVIAFNVGSGLIAKKGFKIVGAHTDSPTFRIKPNPEIISENSYIKLNTEVYGGPILNTWFDRPLSIAGRVMIKGNNVLFPQTKLINIKRPLIIIPNLAIHMNRSVNSGVNINPQIDTLPILGLISEKFEKENYLLKIIANELQVDVSDILDFDLFLYEYDKGCIMGVNNEFISSSRLDDMEMVHAGLTAMINAKTSESTNVLACFDNEEIGSATKQGADSQFLSDTLERIVLAFGGDREDFFRALYKSFMISADSAHAVHPNKGEKADPVLRPHINEGPVIKISAAQKYTSDSSSIGVYDEICKMAGVPCQKFTNRSDERGGSTIGPITSTHTAIRTVDIGTALLAMHSIRELCGVSDHVYVEKSFEEFFNL